In one Bradyrhizobium sp. 4 genomic region, the following are encoded:
- a CDS encoding molybdopterin cofactor-binding domain-containing protein: MNKHIKSVTAETTDLSRRSFLVGTAATGLVLGYAGVPGIGEALAAPQNFEPSVWYAIAPDGLVTVTCGKADMGQHIASTMAQIVAEELGAKWSDMRVQLASNDPKFNDPVLGAQITGGSWSTMMNFEAMSRAGAAGRMALTEGAAAAMGVPASELVVRDSMISHPKSKKAMSFADVVKSGKATKSFTPDELKAIKLKTPDQYTMIGVSVPQLDIPAKTNGTAKYGIDVMIPGMAYGVVVTPPVRFGATVKSVDDSAAKKVPGFIKAVTLDDKTGTTSGWVVAVASTYANAKKAAQALKIAYDGGPNAKVSSQSLLDEAMRLQKQEDSGQFFVKDGDPAAAFGTAAKVLEAEYTTSINIHAPMEPMNATAEFKGEILHIYSGNQFATRSGAIAAGAAGIDPKFVVMHQMWLGGGFGRRLDADMMIPAVQAAKAIGKPVKVIYTRENDMTMDFSRPLTYQKVKAGVDGDGKLVALSHDVVSAWPTARWGIPDFLTPSVDKKGPLDSFTVNGADFFYTVPNHHVRAIKNEMAHNATPSGQLRSVAPGWTFWAVESMIDEIAAAAGKDPAQFRISLLDGAGKNDGGAQRLRNTLLAAMGLAGYGSRKLPKGEGMGVACVSSQERATASWTACVAHVAVAPSGEVTVKKLTVATDVGTQVHPDNIRAQVEGAALWGLSLAMYEKATLKDGGIEQTNFDSYTPLRMSQVPEVAIAVIANGEKATGVGEPAVTVIAPAIGNAIFNASGARVRALPITAEAVKSAMKA; the protein is encoded by the coding sequence ATGAATAAGCACATCAAGAGCGTCACAGCCGAAACGACAGATCTCAGCCGCCGCTCCTTCCTTGTCGGCACCGCGGCAACCGGCCTCGTGCTCGGTTATGCCGGCGTGCCCGGCATCGGTGAGGCGCTCGCGGCGCCCCAGAACTTCGAGCCTAGTGTCTGGTACGCGATCGCGCCCGATGGTCTCGTCACCGTCACCTGCGGCAAGGCCGACATGGGCCAGCACATCGCCTCCACCATGGCGCAGATCGTGGCCGAAGAGCTGGGCGCCAAATGGAGCGACATGCGGGTTCAGCTCGCCTCCAATGATCCGAAGTTCAACGATCCCGTGCTCGGCGCGCAGATCACCGGCGGCAGCTGGTCGACCATGATGAACTTCGAGGCCATGAGCCGCGCCGGCGCCGCCGGACGGATGGCGTTGACGGAAGGCGCGGCCGCCGCGATGGGCGTGCCTGCGTCGGAACTGGTGGTGCGCGATTCCATGATCTCGCATCCGAAGTCGAAGAAGGCGATGTCGTTCGCCGATGTCGTCAAGAGCGGCAAGGCGACCAAGTCCTTCACGCCGGACGAGCTCAAGGCGATCAAGCTGAAGACGCCGGATCAATACACCATGATCGGCGTGTCGGTGCCGCAACTCGACATCCCCGCCAAGACCAATGGCACGGCCAAATACGGCATCGACGTGATGATTCCGGGCATGGCCTATGGCGTGGTGGTGACGCCGCCGGTGCGCTTCGGCGCCACGGTCAAGTCGGTCGACGACAGCGCCGCCAAGAAAGTGCCGGGCTTCATCAAGGCCGTCACCCTCGACGACAAGACCGGAACGACCTCGGGCTGGGTCGTCGCGGTCGCCAGCACCTATGCCAATGCCAAGAAGGCGGCGCAGGCGCTCAAGATCGCCTATGACGGCGGTCCGAACGCGAAAGTGTCGAGCCAGTCGCTGCTCGACGAGGCCATGCGGCTTCAGAAGCAGGAGGATTCCGGCCAGTTCTTCGTCAAGGACGGCGATCCCGCGGCGGCGTTCGGCACGGCGGCCAAGGTGCTGGAGGCGGAGTACACCACCAGCATCAATATCCATGCGCCGATGGAGCCAATGAACGCCACGGCGGAGTTCAAGGGCGAAATCCTGCACATCTATTCCGGCAACCAGTTCGCGACGCGCTCCGGTGCGATCGCGGCGGGTGCGGCCGGGATCGATCCAAAATTCGTCGTCATGCATCAGATGTGGCTCGGCGGCGGCTTTGGCCGCAGGCTCGATGCCGACATGATGATTCCGGCGGTGCAGGCGGCGAAGGCCATCGGCAAGCCGGTGAAGGTGATCTACACGCGCGAGAACGACATGACGATGGATTTCTCGCGTCCGCTCACCTATCAAAAAGTAAAGGCGGGCGTGGACGGCGACGGCAAGCTCGTCGCGCTCAGCCACGACGTGGTTTCGGCGTGGCCAACGGCGCGCTGGGGAATCCCTGATTTCCTGACGCCGTCGGTGGACAAGAAGGGTCCGCTCGACTCCTTCACGGTGAACGGGGCCGACTTCTTCTACACCGTGCCCAACCATCATGTGCGCGCGATCAAGAACGAGATGGCGCACAACGCGACGCCGTCCGGCCAGCTCCGCTCGGTCGCGCCGGGTTGGACCTTCTGGGCGGTCGAGAGCATGATCGACGAGATCGCGGCGGCGGCGGGCAAGGACCCCGCACAGTTCCGCATCTCGCTGCTCGACGGCGCCGGCAAGAACGACGGCGGCGCGCAGCGGCTGCGCAACACGTTGCTCGCCGCGATGGGCCTTGCCGGCTACGGCAGCAGGAAGCTGCCGAAGGGTGAGGGCATGGGCGTAGCCTGCGTCTCGTCGCAGGAACGCGCGACCGCAAGCTGGACGGCCTGCGTTGCCCATGTCGCCGTCGCGCCGTCGGGCGAGGTCACCGTGAAGAAGCTCACGGTCGCCACCGACGTCGGCACGCAGGTGCATCCCGACAACATCCGTGCCCAGGTCGAGGGCGCGGCGCTGTGGGGCCTGTCGCTGGCGATGTACGAGAAGGCGACACTGAAGGACGGTGGCATCGAACAGACCAATTTCGACAGCTACACGCCCTTGCGCATGAGCCAGGTGCCCGAGGTCGCGATCGCCGTGATCGCCAATGGCGAAAAGGCCACCGGTGTCGGCGAACCCGCGGTGACAGTGATCGCACCCGCGATCGGCAACGCCATCTTCAACGCCTCGGGCGCTCGCGTCCGGGCCCTGCCGATCACCGCCGAAGCCGTGAAGAGCGCGATGAAGGCGTAA
- a CDS encoding (2Fe-2S)-binding protein — protein MPTLTINGRSLSVDAANDTPLLWAIREQLQMTGTKFGCGAGLCGACTVHVNGEAVRSCQTMVGDVAGKKITTIEGLAAKGDHPLQKAWIAEQVPQCGYCQSGQIMQAASLLAKNPNPTKEEVVAHMDGNLCRCMTYSRIQKAIMRAATEMRTASASGNERRPT, from the coding sequence ATGCCAACTCTCACCATCAACGGGCGGAGTCTGTCCGTGGATGCGGCGAACGACACGCCGCTCCTCTGGGCGATCCGCGAGCAATTGCAGATGACCGGCACCAAGTTCGGCTGCGGTGCCGGGCTTTGCGGCGCCTGCACCGTGCACGTCAACGGCGAAGCCGTGCGGTCGTGCCAGACCATGGTCGGCGATGTCGCCGGCAAGAAGATCACCACCATCGAAGGCCTCGCCGCCAAGGGCGACCATCCCTTGCAGAAGGCGTGGATCGCCGAGCAGGTGCCGCAATGCGGCTACTGCCAGTCCGGGCAGATCATGCAGGCGGCGTCGCTGCTGGCGAAAAATCCCAACCCGACCAAGGAAGAGGTCGTGGCACATATGGACGGCAATCTCTGCCGTTGCATGACCTATTCGCGGATCCAGAAGGCAATCATGCGCGCCGCAACCGAGATGCGCACCGCATCCGCCTCCGGCAACGAGCGGAGGCCCACATGA
- a CDS encoding alpha/beta fold hydrolase: MAGIDRDGVKIYYEVHGEGPPLLLTHGYSSTSAMWHGQVDALAKDHKLILWDMRGHGQSDYPDDPAAYSEALTVGDIAAILDVVGTERAIIGGLSLGGYMSLAFARAHPKRVRALLIIDTGPGFKKDDAREAWNARALATADKFDREGLDVLKAATRERATARHRNATGLALAARGMLTQRDAKVIELLPEIKVPSLIVVGADDTPFLAASDYMAAKIPGAQKVVIPAAGHAVNIDQPQAFVDAVLPFLKNLPE; this comes from the coding sequence ATGGCTGGGATCGATCGGGACGGCGTCAAAATCTACTACGAGGTTCATGGCGAAGGCCCGCCGCTGCTGCTGACCCACGGCTACTCATCGACCTCGGCGATGTGGCATGGGCAGGTCGATGCGCTCGCGAAGGACCACAAGCTGATCCTGTGGGACATGCGCGGTCACGGCCAGTCCGACTATCCCGACGATCCCGCCGCCTACAGCGAAGCGCTCACGGTCGGCGACATCGCGGCGATTCTCGATGTGGTCGGCACTGAGCGCGCCATCATCGGCGGGCTGTCGCTCGGCGGCTACATGTCGCTTGCCTTCGCTCGCGCGCATCCAAAGCGCGTCCGCGCGCTGCTGATCATCGACACCGGCCCGGGCTTCAAGAAGGACGACGCACGCGAGGCCTGGAATGCGCGGGCGCTCGCCACTGCCGACAAGTTCGACCGCGAAGGGCTCGACGTGCTGAAGGCGGCGACGCGCGAGCGCGCCACCGCGCGCCATCGCAATGCCACGGGATTGGCGCTCGCCGCACGCGGCATGCTGACCCAGCGCGATGCGAAGGTGATCGAGCTGCTGCCGGAGATCAAGGTGCCCAGCCTGATCGTGGTCGGTGCCGACGACACGCCGTTCCTCGCCGCGTCGGACTACATGGCCGCGAAAATTCCCGGCGCGCAAAAGGTCGTGATTCCCGCCGCCGGACATGCCGTCAACATCGACCAGCCGCAGGCTTTTGTTGACGCGGTGCTGCCTTTCCTGAAGAACTTGCCGGAATAG
- a CDS encoding dienelactone hydrolase family protein, with product MGQDIKLTASDNFQLSAYRADPAGTAKGAVVVIQEIFGVNHHIRSVCDRLAGEGYVAIAPSIFDRTSPGFQSGYTPDEIAEARKFVASPDWDAMLRDTQAAIDAVKSVGPVGIIGFCLGGSVAFVAATRLSGLKAAIGYYGGAVVRFADETPKVPTQLHFGEKDAGIPLTDVETIKAKRPDVEVFVYPGAQHGFHCDERASYDKASADIAWPRSMEFFARHLKS from the coding sequence GTGGGACAAGACATCAAGCTGACGGCCTCCGACAATTTCCAGCTCAGTGCCTATCGCGCTGACCCCGCGGGCACGGCGAAGGGCGCGGTGGTGGTGATCCAGGAAATTTTCGGGGTCAACCATCACATCCGCTCGGTCTGCGATCGCCTCGCCGGGGAAGGCTATGTCGCGATCGCCCCGTCGATCTTCGACCGGACCTCGCCGGGCTTCCAGTCCGGCTACACGCCCGATGAGATCGCGGAGGCGCGCAAGTTCGTCGCCAGTCCGGATTGGGACGCGATGCTGCGCGACACCCAGGCGGCGATCGATGCGGTGAAGAGCGTCGGCCCGGTCGGCATCATCGGCTTTTGCCTGGGCGGCAGCGTCGCCTTCGTCGCGGCGACACGGCTGTCGGGCCTGAAGGCCGCGATCGGCTATTACGGCGGCGCCGTCGTGCGCTTTGCCGACGAGACACCCAAAGTGCCGACGCAGCTGCATTTTGGCGAGAAGGATGCCGGCATTCCCCTGACCGACGTCGAGACCATCAAGGCGAAGCGGCCGGACGTCGAGGTCTTCGTCTATCCGGGCGCGCAGCACGGCTTTCACTGCGACGAGCGGGCGAGTTACGACAAGGCCAGCGCCGACATCGCCTGGCCGCGCAGCATGGAATTTTTCGCAAGGCATTTGAAATCGTAG
- a CDS encoding polysaccharide biosynthesis/export family protein produces MPVARAFRLSISAASLAASAALTLGGCMQTAGPVAYVQPRADLDSMAYGQPYNAPQPVVVGSGGGAIAALSNSFASPAPMPVGYAAPMAAPVRYDSSYHLDAGDRLRVVVYGQEGLTNSYAIDAGGSITMPLIGGVPARGRTPAGLAGEIAARLRNGYIREPSVAVEIEAYRPFFILGEVSAPGQYPYVPNMTVESAVAIAGGFSPRAKRDVVTVTHTEAGGAMRAVVPLGTPLSPGDTVFVGERWF; encoded by the coding sequence GTGCCGGTTGCACGCGCGTTTCGATTGTCGATCTCGGCAGCGTCCCTGGCAGCGTCCGCCGCGCTGACCCTTGGCGGCTGCATGCAAACCGCTGGTCCCGTCGCCTATGTGCAGCCGCGCGCCGATCTCGATTCGATGGCCTATGGCCAGCCGTACAACGCGCCGCAGCCGGTCGTCGTCGGCAGTGGCGGCGGTGCCATCGCAGCACTCAGCAATTCCTTTGCCTCGCCTGCGCCCATGCCGGTTGGTTATGCCGCACCGATGGCGGCGCCGGTCCGCTACGATTCCTCCTACCATCTCGACGCTGGCGACAGGCTGCGCGTCGTGGTCTATGGCCAGGAAGGTCTCACCAACAGCTACGCGATCGACGCCGGCGGCTCCATCACGATGCCGCTGATCGGCGGCGTGCCGGCACGCGGCCGTACCCCGGCGGGCCTTGCCGGCGAGATCGCCGCGCGGCTGCGCAACGGCTACATCCGCGAACCTTCGGTTGCCGTCGAGATCGAGGCCTATCGCCCGTTCTTCATTCTCGGCGAAGTCTCCGCGCCCGGCCAGTATCCGTATGTGCCGAACATGACGGTCGAAAGCGCCGTCGCGATTGCCGGCGGCTTCTCGCCCCGCGCCAAGCGCGACGTGGTCACCGTCACACACACTGAAGCCGGCGGCGCCATGCGCGCCGTGGTGCCGCTTGGCACCCCCTTGAGCCCCGGCGACACCGTGTTCGTCGGCGAGCGCTGGTTCTAG
- the msrA gene encoding peptide-methionine (S)-S-oxide reductase MsrA: MLFMRKTTALPSATEALSGRAQAIPTANTHFVNGTKLQPPYPAGLEQAVFGLGCFWGAERKFWELGEGVYTTAVGYAGGHTPNPTYEETCSGRTGHTEVVLVVFDPNKVSYEKLLKTFWESHNPTQGMRQGNDVGTQYRSAIYTYSDVQKKAADQSKALYQKALAAKGLGTITTEIAPAGEFYFAEDYHQQYLAKNPAGYCGLGGTGVSCPIGVGVSA, encoded by the coding sequence ATGCTGTTCATGCGCAAGACCACCGCATTGCCGAGCGCCACGGAAGCGCTGTCCGGCCGTGCGCAAGCCATTCCGACCGCGAACACCCATTTCGTCAACGGCACGAAGTTGCAGCCGCCTTATCCCGCCGGCCTCGAGCAGGCGGTGTTCGGGCTCGGCTGCTTCTGGGGCGCCGAGCGCAAGTTCTGGGAGCTAGGCGAGGGCGTTTACACAACTGCCGTCGGCTATGCCGGCGGCCACACGCCGAACCCGACTTATGAAGAGACCTGCTCGGGCCGCACCGGTCACACCGAAGTGGTGCTGGTCGTGTTCGATCCGAACAAGGTGTCCTACGAGAAGCTGTTGAAGACGTTCTGGGAGAGCCACAACCCGACGCAGGGCATGCGTCAGGGCAACGACGTCGGCACGCAATATCGAAGCGCGATCTACACCTATTCAGACGTGCAGAAGAAAGCGGCCGATCAATCGAAGGCGCTCTATCAGAAGGCGCTTGCTGCAAAAGGTCTCGGCACCATCACCACCGAGATCGCACCCGCCGGTGAATTCTACTTTGCCGAGGACTATCATCAGCAATATCTGGCCAAGAATCCCGCCGGTTATTGCGGACTGGGCGGCACCGGCGTGTCCTGCCCGATCGGTGTCGGTGTGAGCGCGTAA
- the rpsT gene encoding 30S ribosomal protein S20, giving the protein MANTTSAKKATRKIARRTAVNKSRRTQMRGAVRNVEEAIKTGDRAAAVTALANAEPALMRAAQRNIIHKNNASRKVSRLTAQIAKLAK; this is encoded by the coding sequence ATGGCCAATACCACTTCCGCCAAGAAAGCGACGCGCAAGATCGCCCGCCGCACCGCCGTCAACAAGTCGCGCCGCACCCAGATGCGCGGTGCCGTGCGTAATGTCGAAGAAGCAATCAAGACCGGCGACCGCGCCGCAGCCGTGACGGCGCTGGCGAACGCCGAGCCCGCCTTGATGCGCGCCGCGCAGCGAAACATCATTCATAAGAACAATGCCAGCCGCAAAGTCTCGCGGCTCACCGCGCAGATCGCCAAGCTCGCCAAGTAA
- the dnaA gene encoding chromosomal replication initiator protein DnaA: MTTPEQDRWSRVKSRLRSNVGEDVYTSWFARMDLEGVQDESVRLSVPTRFLKSWIQAHYAERVLSCWQAEMPEVHRIDLTVRSAVRPVVQQKEAPAPVETRRSPAPELRSTATAPVSANHDALGGSPLDPRLTFASFVVGRSNTLAHAAARQVAEGRRGDPVMFNPLYIHAGVGLGKTHLLQAVTWAGNSGNERKVLYLTAEKFMYGFVAALKTQTALAFKEALRGIDVLVIDDLQFLQGKSTQAEFCHTLNALIDAGRQVVIAADRPPSDLESLDDRVRSRLAGGLVVEMASLGEELRHGILKSRVAAARAHHATFEVPEEVLTYLARAITHNGRDLEGAINRLLAHSKLNNRPVTLEMAEHEVRDLIRPQEPKRIKIEDIQRVVARQYNVSRSDLLSSRRTANVVRPRQVAMYLAKTLTLRSLPEIGRRFGGRDHTTVLHAVRKIEALVSKDTALSDEVESLKRQLQE, encoded by the coding sequence ATGACAACCCCGGAACAGGATCGCTGGTCACGCGTGAAGAGTCGGCTGCGCTCGAACGTTGGCGAAGACGTCTATACGAGCTGGTTTGCGCGCATGGATCTGGAAGGCGTCCAGGACGAGAGCGTGCGTCTGTCGGTGCCGACCCGCTTCCTGAAGAGCTGGATCCAGGCCCATTATGCCGAGCGCGTGCTGTCGTGCTGGCAGGCCGAGATGCCGGAAGTGCATCGCATCGATCTCACCGTGCGCTCGGCCGTGCGCCCCGTGGTTCAGCAGAAGGAAGCGCCCGCGCCGGTCGAAACGCGCCGCTCGCCTGCGCCGGAGCTGCGCTCGACCGCGACCGCGCCGGTCTCGGCCAATCATGATGCGCTCGGCGGTTCGCCGCTCGATCCGCGCCTGACCTTCGCAAGCTTCGTCGTCGGCCGTTCCAACACGCTGGCGCATGCGGCTGCGCGTCAGGTCGCCGAGGGTCGTCGCGGCGATCCCGTCATGTTCAATCCGCTCTACATCCATGCGGGGGTCGGCCTCGGCAAGACCCATCTCTTGCAGGCGGTGACCTGGGCCGGCAATTCCGGCAACGAGCGCAAGGTGCTTTATCTCACCGCCGAGAAATTCATGTACGGCTTCGTCGCCGCGCTGAAGACGCAGACGGCGCTCGCCTTCAAGGAAGCGTTGCGCGGCATCGACGTGCTCGTGATCGACGATCTCCAGTTCCTGCAGGGCAAGTCGACCCAGGCCGAGTTCTGTCACACGCTGAACGCGCTGATCGATGCCGGCCGCCAAGTCGTGATCGCGGCCGACCGTCCGCCGTCCGATCTCGAAAGCCTCGACGACCGCGTGCGCTCGCGGCTGGCCGGCGGCCTCGTGGTCGAGATGGCCTCGCTCGGCGAGGAGCTGCGACACGGCATTCTCAAGTCGCGCGTCGCCGCGGCCCGCGCCCATCATGCGACCTTCGAGGTGCCGGAGGAGGTGCTGACCTATCTGGCCCGCGCCATCACCCATAACGGCCGGGATCTCGAAGGCGCGATCAACCGCCTGCTCGCGCATTCGAAGCTCAACAACCGGCCGGTGACGCTGGAGATGGCGGAGCACGAGGTGCGCGACCTGATCCGGCCGCAGGAACCGAAGCGGATCAAGATCGAGGACATCCAGCGCGTGGTGGCGCGGCAATATAATGTCAGCCGCTCCGACCTCCTGTCCTCGCGCCGGACCGCCAACGTGGTCCGTCCGCGCCAGGTGGCGATGTATCTCGCCAAGACGCTGACCCTGCGATCGCTGCCGGAGATCGGCCGCCGCTTCGGCGGGCGCGATCACACCACGGTGCTGCACGCCGTTCGCAAGATCGAGGCCCTGGTTTCCAAGGACACGGCGCTGTCGGACGAGGTCGAATCGCTCAAGCGCCAGCTTCAGGAATAA
- the dnaN gene encoding DNA polymerase III subunit beta, whose product MKVTVERAQLLKSLGHVHRVVERRNTIPILGNVLVRAENAKLSLKATDLDLEVTETLAAETATAGSTTVPAHMFYDIVRKLPDGSQIVLEADGDRAVLAIRAGRSRFTLQTLPENDFPDLAAGDMSHSFSLAAKDVKRLIDRTQFAISTEETRYYLNGIYLHAAGSAKAATLRGVATDGHRLAQLDLVQPKGAEGMPGVIVPRKTVGEVQRLIEDNEAEVTIELSQAKIRFTIGNVVLTSKLIDGTFPDYGRVIPQGNDKELVVDKKDFENAVDRVSTISSERGRAVKLSLSPGKLVLSVTNPDSGSATEELEVEYASDALDIGFNSRYLLDIAAQIEGDVATLRLADPGSPTLVQDRDDKSALYVLMPMRV is encoded by the coding sequence ATGAAGGTTACGGTCGAACGCGCGCAACTCCTGAAGTCGCTGGGCCACGTCCATCGCGTGGTCGAGCGCCGCAACACGATTCCGATCCTCGGCAACGTGCTTGTTAGGGCCGAGAACGCGAAATTGTCGCTGAAGGCGACCGACCTCGACCTCGAGGTCACGGAAACGCTCGCGGCGGAAACCGCGACCGCGGGCTCCACCACCGTGCCGGCGCACATGTTCTACGACATCGTCCGCAAGCTGCCGGACGGTTCGCAGATCGTGCTCGAAGCCGACGGCGACCGCGCCGTGCTGGCGATCCGCGCCGGCCGCTCCCGCTTCACGCTGCAGACCTTGCCGGAGAATGATTTTCCGGATCTCGCGGCCGGCGACATGTCGCATTCGTTCAGCCTCGCCGCCAAGGACGTCAAGCGGCTGATCGACCGCACCCAGTTCGCGATCTCCACCGAGGAGACCCGCTATTATCTCAACGGCATCTATCTGCATGCCGCGGGCTCGGCCAAAGCCGCCACCCTGCGCGGCGTCGCCACCGACGGCCACCGCCTCGCCCAGCTCGACCTGGTCCAGCCCAAGGGCGCCGAGGGCATGCCCGGCGTGATCGTGCCGCGCAAGACGGTCGGCGAGGTGCAGCGCCTGATCGAGGACAACGAGGCCGAGGTCACGATCGAGCTGTCGCAGGCCAAGATCCGTTTCACCATCGGCAATGTGGTGCTGACCTCGAAGCTGATCGACGGCACCTTCCCCGACTACGGCCGCGTGATCCCGCAGGGCAACGACAAGGAGCTCGTCGTCGACAAGAAGGATTTCGAGAACGCGGTCGACCGCGTCTCGACGATTTCCAGCGAGCGCGGCCGAGCCGTGAAACTCTCGCTGTCGCCGGGCAAGCTGGTGCTGTCGGTGACCAATCCGGATTCCGGCAGCGCGACCGAAGAGCTCGAAGTCGAATACGCCTCCGACGCCCTCGATATCGGCTTCAACTCCCGTTATCTGCTCGACATCGCCGCCCAGATCGAAGGCGACGTCGCAACGCTCCGGCTCGCCGACCCGGGCTCACCGACCCTGGTGCAAGACCGCGACGACAAGAGCGCACTCTACGTGCTGATGCCGATGCGGGTGTGA
- the recF gene encoding DNA replication/repair protein RecF, whose protein sequence is MTPSRIHRLTLTHFRNYRAAGLEAKADMVALVGPNGAGKTNCIEAISFLSPGRGLRRATLDDVADNQGDGSWAVSAQVEGALGLATLGTGIDPPRADSPVSRRCRIDREPVSSAASFGDHIRMVWLTPAMDGLFMGAASERRRFFDRLVLAIDSDHSSRISALERSLRSRNRLLETRNYDDHWCDAIERETAELAVAVAATRGQTAARLTGMLNARAQASAFPSAQIALDGWMENALLTETATSVEDRYRQILRDNRPRDAIAGRTTDGPHLTDLQVIYAPKSMPARDASTGEQKALLIGLVLAHASLVAEMTGIVPLLLLDEVVAHLDPGRRAALFDELRKLGAQVWLTGADPAAFAEIGAGGEIFDVESGQVSARR, encoded by the coding sequence ATGACCCCCTCCCGCATTCATCGCCTGACGCTGACGCATTTTCGTAATTACCGGGCGGCGGGGCTCGAGGCGAAGGCTGACATGGTGGCGCTGGTCGGGCCGAACGGAGCGGGCAAGACCAATTGCATCGAGGCAATCTCGTTCCTGTCGCCGGGACGCGGCTTGCGGCGCGCGACGCTGGACGACGTCGCCGACAACCAGGGCGACGGCTCCTGGGCGGTGTCGGCACAGGTCGAAGGCGCACTGGGCCTTGCCACGCTCGGCACCGGCATCGATCCGCCGCGCGCAGATAGCCCGGTCAGCCGGCGCTGCCGCATCGACCGCGAACCGGTCAGTTCGGCGGCGTCGTTCGGCGACCACATCCGCATGGTGTGGCTGACGCCGGCGATGGACGGGCTGTTCATGGGAGCGGCGTCCGAGCGCCGGCGCTTCTTCGACCGCCTGGTGCTTGCCATCGACAGCGACCATTCCAGCCGCATCTCCGCGCTCGAACGTTCCCTGCGTTCGCGCAACCGCCTGCTCGAGACCCGCAATTACGACGACCATTGGTGTGACGCGATCGAGCGCGAGACCGCCGAGCTTGCGGTCGCCGTCGCCGCAACCCGCGGCCAGACCGCGGCCCGGCTGACCGGCATGCTCAACGCGCGCGCGCAAGCCTCCGCCTTCCCCTCGGCGCAGATCGCGCTCGACGGCTGGATGGAGAACGCGCTGCTGACGGAGACCGCGACGTCGGTCGAGGATCGCTACCGCCAGATCCTGCGCGACAACCGTCCGCGTGACGCCATCGCGGGTCGCACCACGGATGGTCCGCATCTCACCGATCTGCAGGTGATCTACGCGCCGAAAAGCATGCCGGCGCGCGATGCCTCGACCGGCGAGCAGAAGGCGTTGCTGATCGGGCTGGTGCTGGCGCATGCGAGCCTGGTCGCCGAGATGACGGGCATCGTGCCGCTGCTACTGCTCGACGAGGTCGTCGCGCACCTCGATCCTGGCAGGCGCGCCGCGCTGTTCGACGAGCTGCGCAAGCTCGGCGCGCAGGTGTGGCTGACCGGCGCAGACCCCGCCGCCTTCGCCGAGATCGGCGCCGGGGGCGAGATCTTTGACGTCGAAAGCGGACAGGTATCGGCCCGGCGGTAG